Proteins from a single region of Syntrophales bacterium:
- a CDS encoding FAD-binding oxidoreductase gives MRRWNGWGDDTEVHALPESALKFLRREIGPGTAPRDASLEEVLLRVPPSRLPAHPLVSTDPEDRLRHARGQSLPDWIALRSGRIDTYPDGIARPFTGEDVRNLLDYAKRNWVRVIPYGGGTSVTGHINPLPGAEPILTMDLSRMNRLLLFDERSHQAVFEAGVAGPDLEAQLRSRGYTLGHYPQSFEYSTLGGWIATRSSGQQSLGFGRIERLFAGGRLETPSGTLELPPFPASAAGPDLREAVLGSEGRFGILTEAVVRVTAIPQTEEFQALFFPDFERGAEAARRILWSGIPLSMLRLSTARETETTLALAGHEFLIGALERYLSARGASRHKCMLLLAASGSERIARTARREAMTVAAECGGIPAGKTFGREWHRNRFRTPYLRNALWEAGYAVDTLETAVPWSSVPRMIREIERVLGEAIADRGEKVLFFTHLSHLYPWGSSLYTSYLFRLAEDPEETLHRWRLLKDGASRAIVAQGGTISHQHGVGVDHAPYLPAEKGALGMAVLGDLCRRFDPSGIMNPGKLIG, from the coding sequence CATCCCTGGAAGAGGTCCTCCTTCGGGTTCCTCCCTCGCGGTTGCCGGCGCACCCGCTCGTCTCGACGGACCCGGAGGATCGGCTGCGCCATGCCCGCGGCCAGAGCCTCCCTGACTGGATCGCCCTTCGCAGCGGCCGGATCGACACGTATCCCGACGGCATCGCCCGGCCGTTCACCGGGGAGGATGTCCGGAACCTCCTCGACTATGCCAAGCGCAACTGGGTGCGGGTGATCCCGTACGGCGGAGGCACCAGCGTCACGGGCCACATCAATCCGCTGCCCGGCGCGGAGCCCATCCTGACGATGGACCTGTCACGGATGAACCGCCTGCTCCTGTTCGACGAGCGGAGCCACCAGGCCGTCTTCGAGGCGGGGGTGGCGGGGCCGGACCTGGAGGCACAGCTCCGGTCGAGGGGATACACCCTCGGCCATTATCCGCAGTCCTTTGAATACTCCACCCTCGGCGGCTGGATCGCCACCCGCTCCAGCGGCCAGCAGTCCCTCGGCTTCGGAAGAATCGAGCGGCTCTTCGCGGGCGGCCGGCTGGAAACGCCTTCCGGCACCCTGGAGCTGCCCCCGTTCCCGGCATCCGCCGCCGGACCGGATCTCCGCGAGGCAGTCCTGGGATCGGAAGGCCGCTTCGGGATCCTCACCGAGGCGGTGGTCCGGGTGACCGCCATTCCGCAGACGGAGGAATTCCAAGCCCTGTTCTTCCCCGACTTCGAGCGGGGCGCCGAGGCGGCACGGCGGATTCTGTGGTCGGGGATCCCCCTTTCCATGCTTCGCCTCAGCACCGCCCGGGAGACGGAGACCACCCTCGCCCTGGCGGGCCACGAATTCCTGATCGGCGCGCTGGAGCGCTACCTCTCCGCCCGGGGGGCGTCACGACACAAGTGCATGCTCCTTCTCGCAGCCTCCGGAAGCGAGCGGATCGCGAGGACAGCCCGCCGGGAGGCCATGACGGTCGCCGCCGAATGCGGAGGCATCCCGGCGGGAAAGACCTTCGGCAGGGAGTGGCACCGGAACCGGTTCCGGACGCCCTACCTGCGCAATGCCCTCTGGGAAGCGGGATACGCCGTGGACACGCTGGAAACGGCCGTCCCGTGGTCATCCGTCCCCAGGATGATCCGGGAGATCGAGCGGGTTCTGGGAGAGGCCATCGCCGATCGAGGGGAAAAGGTCCTCTTTTTCACCCACCTGTCCCACCTGTATCCCTGGGGCTCCAGCCTCTACACGAGCTACCTGTTCCGGCTGGCGGAGGACCCGGAGGAAACCCTGCACCGCTGGCGGCTCCTCAAGGACGGGGCCAGCAGGGCCATTGTCGCCCAGGGGGGGACCATCAGCCACCAGCACGGGGTAGGAGTGGACCATGCCCCGTACCTGCCGGCGGAGAAGGGCGCCCTGGGGATGGCCGTCCTGGGCGACCTCTGCCGACGGTTCGATCCCTCGGGGATCATGAATCCGGGGAAGCTGATCGGATAG